One genomic region from Deltaproteobacteria bacterium encodes:
- the bioB gene encoding biotin synthase BioB, whose amino-acid sequence MFNQQILHLAKKIIGDHYLPSYEESCALARLPETETFDLLACAGKITRHFKEDHVTLCAILNAKSGFCTEDCAFCAQSAHHRTGISTYDLKTEAFMVADARERQIAGATRFSMVTSGLTLTDEEIKTICRSAERISRDTAVTVCASVGTITSERAQALKASGVSVYHHNLETARSFFHEICSTHAYEDDINTLKRAKKAGVRICSGGILGLGETWEQRVELACTLRDLDVDGIPLNFLNPIAGTRMENRPVLSPMDTLKSIALFRFVNPDRDIFICGGRELILKDFQSWIFLAGANGFMVGNYLTTQGRNTGMDMEIVRALNLKPSLSEM is encoded by the coding sequence ATGTTCAATCAGCAAATCCTCCATCTGGCAAAAAAAATCATAGGAGACCACTATCTGCCGTCTTATGAAGAATCCTGCGCACTGGCACGGTTACCGGAAACGGAAACGTTCGATCTCCTTGCCTGCGCCGGGAAAATTACCCGACATTTCAAGGAAGATCACGTCACCCTGTGCGCCATCCTGAATGCCAAATCGGGTTTTTGCACAGAAGATTGCGCTTTCTGCGCTCAGTCTGCACATCATCGCACGGGTATCTCCACATACGATCTGAAAACGGAAGCATTCATGGTGGCCGATGCGAGGGAGCGTCAGATCGCCGGCGCCACCCGTTTTTCCATGGTAACGAGCGGCCTGACGCTGACGGACGAAGAGATAAAGACGATTTGCCGATCCGCGGAACGGATATCCCGCGATACAGCCGTTACCGTCTGCGCCTCCGTGGGGACTATTACTTCAGAGCGCGCACAAGCATTAAAGGCCAGCGGCGTTTCCGTCTATCACCACAACTTGGAAACGGCTCGCAGCTTTTTTCACGAAATCTGCTCAACTCATGCTTATGAAGATGATATCAACACTCTGAAACGGGCAAAAAAAGCGGGGGTACGGATCTGCTCCGGTGGCATCCTAGGTTTGGGAGAAACTTGGGAACAAAGGGTAGAATTGGCCTGCACCCTGCGTGATCTTGATGTAGATGGCATTCCGCTGAACTTCCTTAATCCAATCGCCGGAACTCGAATGGAAAATCGTCCCGTCTTGTCACCCATGGATACACTCAAAAGCATCGCTCTCTTCCGGTTTGTTAATCCGGACCGCGATATTTTTATTTGCGGCGGGAGGGAGTTGATCCTGAAAGATTTTCAATCTTGGATTTTTCTTGCTGGAGCGAACGGTTTCATGGTCGGCAATTATCTGACCACACAGGGAAGGAACACCGGAATGGACATGGAAATCGTGCGTGCCCTAAACTTGAAACCATCTTTATCTGAAATGTGA
- a CDS encoding biotin--[acetyl-CoA-carboxylase] ligase, with protein MSTKEALLKHLKESAGVWVSGERLATALSISRTAIWKHIKTLQEEGYGITSSTGRGYLLQEMPDRLLPAEIMDGLQTRVFGRRGINYYSETDSTNIRARALAHKGAPEGTIVVAETQTQGRGRRGRTWFSPPGSGIYMSIVLRPRVQPHEAPLLTLVAAVSMTETLFEMVDLPFKIKWPNDILIEGKKISGILTEMSLEMERVDYVIVGVGLNVNTEPDAMEDEIREIASSLRILTGKVFSRIRILQVFLKRLEHYYDLFQDRQFETIRNRWKELSGVIGRQVKIINPDGVCEGEAVDIDSDGFLILRSPTGDFQRIVAGDVLYQ; from the coding sequence ATGTCGACCAAAGAAGCCTTGTTGAAACATCTGAAAGAATCGGCCGGGGTCTGGGTGTCGGGGGAACGTCTTGCTACGGCACTCTCCATATCGCGGACCGCCATCTGGAAACATATTAAAACCCTGCAGGAAGAGGGCTACGGGATTACCTCATCGACCGGACGGGGGTATCTGTTGCAGGAAATGCCTGATCGGCTCCTGCCTGCGGAAATCATGGACGGTCTTCAAACACGGGTTTTTGGGCGCCGGGGGATCAATTACTATAGCGAAACGGATTCCACGAATATTCGTGCCCGGGCGTTGGCTCACAAAGGGGCGCCAGAAGGAACCATCGTGGTCGCAGAAACTCAAACTCAGGGGCGGGGGCGACGGGGCAGGACCTGGTTTTCGCCTCCGGGCAGCGGAATTTATATGTCCATCGTCCTGCGGCCTCGGGTCCAGCCTCACGAGGCACCTCTGTTGACCCTTGTCGCTGCCGTCTCGATGACGGAAACACTCTTTGAGATGGTCGATCTGCCATTTAAAATCAAATGGCCCAACGATATTCTGATCGAAGGGAAAAAGATATCGGGCATTCTTACGGAGATGAGTCTGGAAATGGAACGGGTCGACTACGTCATTGTCGGGGTTGGATTGAACGTAAACACGGAACCCGATGCCATGGAGGATGAAATCCGCGAAATTGCGTCATCCCTCCGGATCCTGACGGGTAAAGTCTTTTCCCGTATCCGAATTCTTCAGGTCTTTCTGAAGCGGCTCGAACATTACTATGATCTGTTTCAGGATCGGCAGTTTGAAACAATCCGGAATCGGTGGAAGGAATTGTCCGGAGTCATCGGCCGGCAGGTGAAAATCATAAACCCGGACGGCGTCTGCGAAGGCGAAGCGGTCGATATCGATTCGGATGGTTTTCTGATATTGCGTTCCCCTACCGGCGATTTCCAGCGAATTGTGGCGGGAGACGTGTTGTATCAGTAG
- the bioA gene encoding adenosylmethionine--8-amino-7-oxononanoate transaminase: MVDTKEEIRELEQADLACVWHPFTQMQIYRREKPVIIEKGKGSYLYDVEGNAYLDGISSLWTNVHGHGKAELDEALKAQIDLVAHSTLLGITNVPAVRFAQKLLNVVPRGLTRVFYSDSGSTAVEIALKMAFQYHRQSAQGNPRKTKFLSFVNAYHGDTIGSVSLGGIDLFHDMYRNLLFGTYKVPSPYCYRCPYGRDYPGCKLDCLIGVEKMLDRHHEEIAALVVEPLVQGAAGMLMQPEGFLRGVRELCSHYGVFMIADEVAVGFGRTGKMFACEHEGVTPDILCLAKGISGGYLPLAATVTREEVFEGFLGEFADNKTFYHGHTYTGNPLGCAVAIASLELFEKERIIENLQPKISFLSDKLNEFKELTHVGDIRQRGMMVGIELVANKETRQALAAENMTGHEVIMEARKRGVMIRPLGDVIVLVPHLSMSTAELELLCRVTYESIRMVTERN; this comes from the coding sequence ATGGTGGACACGAAAGAAGAAATTCGGGAACTTGAACAAGCCGACTTGGCATGCGTCTGGCACCCTTTTACGCAGATGCAGATTTACCGCCGGGAGAAGCCCGTCATTATCGAAAAGGGGAAGGGTTCATACCTGTATGATGTTGAAGGCAATGCCTATTTGGATGGGATATCGTCACTCTGGACGAATGTACACGGCCACGGCAAGGCTGAACTGGACGAAGCTCTCAAAGCTCAAATCGATTTGGTTGCCCATTCCACCCTGCTTGGAATTACCAACGTTCCGGCAGTCCGTTTTGCCCAAAAACTCCTGAATGTGGTGCCTCGGGGTTTGACTCGGGTTTTTTATTCCGACAGCGGGTCCACCGCTGTTGAAATTGCCCTTAAGATGGCCTTCCAGTATCACCGACAATCGGCCCAAGGGAATCCACGAAAGACCAAATTTCTTTCCTTCGTGAATGCCTATCATGGCGATACGATAGGATCGGTCAGCCTGGGGGGCATCGATTTGTTCCATGACATGTACCGTAACCTTCTCTTTGGAACCTACAAGGTGCCTTCTCCATATTGTTACCGATGCCCATACGGGCGAGATTATCCGGGGTGTAAACTGGATTGCCTTATTGGCGTTGAGAAAATGCTGGACCGGCATCATGAGGAAATTGCCGCCTTGGTAGTGGAACCCCTTGTACAGGGGGCGGCGGGCATGCTCATGCAGCCTGAAGGTTTCCTCCGGGGGGTCCGGGAATTGTGTAGCCATTACGGTGTTTTCATGATCGCCGATGAAGTAGCTGTCGGTTTCGGCCGGACAGGCAAAATGTTCGCCTGCGAGCATGAAGGCGTAACCCCCGACATTCTCTGTTTGGCAAAAGGCATTTCGGGCGGATACCTTCCCTTGGCTGCCACAGTGACGCGGGAAGAGGTATTCGAGGGGTTCCTCGGTGAATTTGCGGACAACAAGACCTTCTACCACGGTCATACCTACACGGGCAATCCCCTCGGCTGCGCAGTTGCCATCGCCAGTCTGGAATTGTTTGAAAAGGAGCGTATTATCGAAAATCTGCAGCCGAAAATCTCCTTCCTTTCAGATAAACTTAATGAATTCAAGGAACTTACCCACGTTGGGGATATTCGTCAAAGAGGCATGATGGTAGGCATAGAACTGGTGGCTAATAAAGAAACCCGTCAGGCTCTGGCCGCCGAAAACATGACCGGGCATGAGGTGATCATGGAGGCAAGAAAACGGGGGGTTATGATCCGTCCCCTGGGGGATGTCATCGT